The DNA sequence CGCGCACGGCGCGGTGCCGGCCGCGAAGACACTGGAGCCGGTGGACGACGGCGGCGTCGACCGCTGAACGGCCCGGTCAGCCACGACGGACTGCCCGGCCTCACGACGCGCCCCGGGGACGGCCGGCCCTGAAGCCGTCCGCCCCGGGGCGCTGTGATGGGGTGCCGTGCCGCACGCGATGCGGGGGCGACCGGCTCCGGAGCCGGCTCGCGCGGACCGGGCCGCCGTGATGAGGTGCCCGGCCTCACCTGCCCCGGGGGCGACCGGCTCCGGAGCCGACTCGTGCAGACCGGGCCGCCGTGGTGGGGTGTTCTGTCCCACGTGACCCGTGGGCGACCGGCTCTGGAGCCCGCCGTCCGGACCGGGCCGCCGTGACGGGCTGCCCGGACCGCCCCCGCCCGAGGGCCCCCGGATCCGGCCGTCCGGGCCGGGCCGCTGGCGCGGCCCGCAGGGGCGTCACCCCGATGGCACCCCCTAGTTCTCCAGTCGCACCGGCATCAGCAGCGAGAACGTGTGCTCGTCGTCGGGCCGGCGGATCACCAGGGGCGCCGTGGGCGCGCCGAACTCCAGGACCAGCCGGTCCCCGGCCCCCGCGGCGAGCGCGTCCAGCAGGAAGGCGCGGTTGACGGCGACCACTTCCCGGTCGTCGGCACCGTCCCCGGCCAGGGCGACCGAGCCGTCCGCCGTCACCTCCAGCACACTGAGGTCGCAGGGCACCCCGTCCTGCGCGCGCACCTCGCCCGCGCGGACCGGACCGGTGCGCACCGCCTCCCGGAAGGCCGGCACGTCCACCGGGGCGCGGCGCCCGGCCGGGAGCCGGACCAGGCGCCGGTAGTCGGGGAAGTCATGGCCGAGGACCTGGCCCGCCGCCTGCCGCTCCCCGGTCCCCCCGGTCTCCAGGGTCACCCGGTCACCGTCGACGGTGAGCCGCACCTCCGCCTCGCCGTCCAGCAGCGCCCGCATCGCGTCGGCGAGCGCGAGGGGCACGGTGACCTGCACACGGGGCCCGCCGTGCCCGTCGACGGCGGTGCGCGCGACGGCCATCCGGTACCGGTCGGTGGCCACGAGGCGCAGCGCGTCGCCCTCCACGTCGAACAGGATCCCGCCGAGCATCGGCAGCT is a window from the Streptomyces capillispiralis genome containing:
- a CDS encoding MerR family transcriptional regulator, translated to MRSIGEMARDSGLGVSALRFYDRAGVLVPHRVDPDSGYRWYAPGQLDEARLLARLRRAGMPLADVRLVLAGWAGAETDLVRRLLDAHLRRLERGLSGARAEFSTLRALLDDRENPMTSPRTTAPVRLSVPAPGLAAALDAVRYAAGADPELPMLGGILFDVEGDALRLVATDRYRMAVARTAVDGHGGPRVQVTVPLALADAMRALLDGEAEVRLTVDGDRVTLETGGTGERQAAGQVLGHDFPDYRRLVRLPAGRRAPVDVPAFREAVRTGPVRAGEVRAQDGVPCDLSVLEVTADGSVALAGDGADDREVVAVNRAFLLDALAAGAGDRLVLEFGAPTAPLVIRRPDDEHTFSLLMPVRLEN